CCGTCCGGCGGTCGAAGTCCGACCCGCTTAACTGGTCGTCGGCGGCGCGCAACGCCTCCACGTAGTCCGTCGCCTGGTAAGTCGCATTGACTTCGGTGTCCAGCAGCACGGGCAGTTCGGATTGGTTCGACCCAAGCTCCCGTACGACCTGTGCCTGGACGGCGAAGGTCAGCAGCGCCGCCTGGTCACCGGTCTGCAGATCGTTCAGGATATCGGCCGCCTGTCTCTTCGCCAGGGCGATGCGGTTCCCATATCCCATGCTGTAGGAGGTGTCGACCAGGATGGCCACCGCTTCAGGCTGGGTGCCCGCGAAGACGGTTTCCTCCTGGTCCCGAAGGAAGGGCCGTGCGAAAATCACGGCCAGGAGCGCGCAGGCCGCCATGCGCAGCAGCAACAGCAGGAGGCGGCGGAATCGCTGCTGCCGGACAATGGCCCGTTGGGACGAGACGAGGAAACGGACCATGCTGAACACGTGGATCCCGGCCCGCTGCCTTCGCACCAGGTGCAGGATCAGCGGTACCGCGGCGCCCAGCGCGCCGAAGAGGAACGTGAGATTCAGGAAGGCCAGGTCCATGACGCGTACCTGCGTGAGCGATGCACGGGTGAAGCTCTATCTTTTCACCATGCGCCTGCTCAGATAGGAAAAAAGCGCGAAGTCCAGCGGCCGGTCGGTCTCCATGCGTTCATAGTCGACCTGGATCTTCGCGCAACCGGTCCGGATCGATTCCATGAATTCCTCTACCGCCGCCAGGTAGTCCTCCCGGATGGCCGACGGCGCAACCGTGATCCGTTCGCCGGTCTCCGGGTCGTCGAACCGTGCGGTCTCGCTGAATGGGAAGGTGAGTTCTTCCCGGTCGACGATGTGAAAGACCAGTACTTCGTGACCCTTGAAGCGAAAGTGCATCAGGGCGTTCATCATCTGCTCGACGTCGTCGATCAAATCGGAAATGAGGATGACCATTCCCCGCCTCGGCATCGATTCGGCGAGTTCGTGGAGAGGTTTCCCCATATCGGTCCCTTCGTCCGCGCGCAGTCCATCCAGGGCGGAGTGAATGGCGTGCCACTGGGTGTTTTTCGAACTGGGCGGCAGGTAGTCGTGTACGGCCCGGTCGAAGGTGACGAGTCCCACCCCGTCACCCTGCCGCAGTATGAGATACGCCAGTGAAGCCGCCAGGTAGGAACCGTATTCGAGCTTGTCCAGTGCGGTCGTCGCCGTGGCCGGCTGTCCGCCGTAACCCATGGACGCGCTGCGGTCGAGGAGTATCACACACTGCAGGTTCGTCTCGTCCTCGTATTCCTTGACGTAGTACCGGTCCGACCGCGCAACGGCTTTCCAGTCCACGTGCCGGATGTCGTCACCCGGCGTATACTGCCGGTATTCCACGAACTCCACGCCGAAACCCCGGTACGGGCTCTTGTGGAGGCCGGAAACGAACCCTTCGACCACGATGCGGGCGCGCATTTCCATGGAGGAGAGACTGGAGAGCGTCCTCGGGTCCAGGAAGCGGGGTACTTCGGTCATGTCGGTGCCGTTGACTGATATGAGGGGTACATGCCGGACTGCGGCGCCCGTTACATGCCGGACTGCGGTGCCCGTTACATGCCGGACTGCGGCGCCGGTACGGTCTCGAGCAGCCGGTCGACAATGCCCTCGGAGGTGATCTTCTCCGCTTCTGCGTAGAAATTGGTCAGGATCCGGTGACGCAGGACCGGGTGGGCGAGGGCGCGTATGTCGTCGCAGGAAACGTGTCCCCGGCCGTCGAGCAGGGCCCGTGCCTTGGCGCCCAGGATCAGGTACTGGGAGGCGCGCAGCCCGGCCCCCCAGGAAACCCAGTTCTTCACGAATTCGGGCGCTTCCTCGCCGGACGGCCTACTCGCGGATGCCAGGCGAACGGCGTACCGGGCAACCTGCTCGGAGACCAGGACTTCCCGGACCAGGCGCTGGTAGTCACGGACCACCTCGCCGGACAGGACGGTGTCGACCGAGACCGTCTCGGCAGAGGTGGTCGCACGGGCTACGGCCACTTCGTCGTCTTCTTCGAGATACTCGATGTGGATGTTGAACATGAACCGGTCGAGCTGCGCCTCGGGCAGGGGATAGGTCCCCTCCAGCTCGATGGGGTTCTGGGTGGCGAGGACGAAGAAGGGTTCGACCAGCTGAAATGTCGTGCGGCCGGTGGTAACGCGGTGCTCCTGCATGGCTTCGAGCAGGGCGGCCTGGGTCTTGGGCGGCGTCCGGTTGATCTCGTCCGCCAGTACGATGTTGCCGAAGATCGGGCCCTTGATGAAGGTCAGTGAGCGCTGTCCCGTGGCCTTGTCCTCTTCCAGGATCTCGGTCCCGGTGATGTCGGCCGGCATGAGGTCCGGGGTGAACTGGATGCGCCGGAACTCCAGGTCCAGCACTTCGGCGAAAGTCTTGATGAGCAGAGTCTTTGCCAGGCCGGGCACGCCGGTCACGAGGCAGTGCCCTCCCGCGAACAGGGCAATCAGCACCTGTTCCAGGACGTCCTCCTGGCCGGTGATCACCTTGCGCACTTCGGCCAGAATCTTCTCCCGACCCTCCTGGAAGGCTTCTATGCGTACCTGCCGGGGTCCTTCTTCGGTTGCGTGCTGCGCTGTGCCGCTCGTCGTCATCGGCCGGGGTCCTTTCCGCCGGGCGCCTGATCAGGCGTTCCCGTCCAGGGATCTGAAATACGCGATGGTTTTCTCCATGCCTTCCTCGAGGGAGACCTCGGCTTTCCAGCCCAGGATCTTCCGCGCCCTTGTCGTGTCGGGACGCCGCAGTTGGGGATCGTCCTGGGGAAGGGGCCGGAAGACGATCTCGCTGCCGGAGCCACAAAGGCGGATGATAGTGCGGGCGAGTTCGAGAATGGTGATCTCGTTCTCGTTACCGATGTTCACCGGATCGTGCTCGCCGGATCGCATGAGCCGCACGATGCCTTCCATGAGGTCTTCGTAGTAGCAGAAACTGCGGGTCTGTTGTCCTTCTCCGAATACCGTCAGCGGTTCGCCCTTGAGCGCCTTGGTGATGAAGGACGGCGCGACGCGGCCGTCCGCGGGTCTCATCCGGGGACCGTAGGTGTTGAAGATCCGGACGATCCGCGTGTCGATTCCGTGTTTCCGGCGGTAGGCCATGGTCAGGGCTTCCGCAAAGCGCTTGGCCTCGTCGTAGACCCCTCTTACGCCGATGGGATTGACGTTGCCCCAGTAACTCTCCGGCTGGGGGTTGACCTGGGGATCGCCGTAGACCTCAGAGGTGGACGCGAGGAAAAAGCCCGCGCCCTTGGATTTGGCCAGACCAAGGGCGTTGTGGGTACCCAGGGCGCCGACCTTCAGGATCTGGATGGGGACGCGCTCGAAGTCGATCGGACTCGCCGGACTGGCGAAGTGCATGACGAAGTCCACCTCGCCTTCGATGTCCAGGAATTCCGAAACGTCCCGCTGGAGATAGGTGAATCCTTCATTTTCCAGGATATGGGAGATGTTCACGGTCCGGCCCGTGATCAGGTTGTCCACGGCGACGACCCGGTGTCCGTCCGCCAGCAGACGGTCGCACAGATGGGATCCCAGAAAACCCGCACCACCGGTTACGACAACGCGCAAGGACGTTTCCTTTGCGTGGCATGGAAGGTCACAAATTCCTGCAGGACAAAGGTGAAAAATACGGGAATTTCACTTTGAATGTCAAGCGCTCTTTTGAGGCCGGATCTGCCTGTTGACAGGCGCTATTTTCACTCCTATAATCTTGATTTGACACGACAATTTCAGTCTCACGCAGCCGGATCTCAATCCGCATAGCCGTATCAAGGTTGCACTGACAACCGGGCACGAGGATGCCGGGCACGAGGATGCCGGGCACGTAGATGCTGGCGAGACGCCAATAGGACCATGTCAAAAAGCTACAAGGCACTGACCGAATCGGACGTAGACTATTTCATTCGTCGAGGGCATGTCGTCCTGCGGGACTGTTTCTCGAGAGAACTGGCCGCCGACTGGCGCGCGTTCGCCTTCAGTCGTCTCGGCTACGATCCTGATGATGCCGCGACCTGGGAGGAATCGCGCGTGCATCTTCCATCGATGAACCAGGTACCGATTCGCGAAGCCGCGCCGAAAGCATGGGACGCCATCTGCGACCTGCTGGGTGGTGAGGACAGACTGGCGAATACCCAGCCGTCCTGGGGAGATGGTTTCATCATCAACTTCTCATACGGCGCGGACGAGGTTTGGGAGCCACCGGAGACCCTTCGCCAGGGCTGGCACAAGGACGGAGATTTCTTCAGGCACTTCCTGGACAGTCCGGAGCAGGGATTATTGACAATCGTCGTATGGTCCGACATACTACCCGGAAGCGGCGGCACGTTTGTCGCCTGTGATTCGGTGGAGCACGTCGCGCGGCATCTTCATGCAAATCCACAGGGCCTGCTGCCCAGCGGCAGTTTCGGCCATTTGATTTCAGACTGCAGGGACTTCGCGGAAATCACGGGCAACGCGGGAGACGTCGTACTGTTGCATCCGTTCATTCTGCACTCCGCGTCCCGGAACCCGTCAGGCCGTGCCCGCTTCATCACCAATCCCCCGGTCGCGCTCAAGGAACCGATGGATTTCAATCGCGACGATCCCGAGGACTTCTCTCCGGTGGAACGGGCCGTCCTATCGGGACTGGAAAGAGAACGCCTGGATTTCAAACCGGCCGCGCCGCGGGAACGATTGGTGCCCGATCGTGTCAGACGTCAACGAGAGATGCTGGAAGATCAGAAAAAACGACTCGCCATGGGCTAACGCATTCTACAGGAGATGGTTATGTTAGCAGACCTTCGGGACCAGGCCACGGTGCGCAGTGGCGATGACCTCGTGCGCCACCTTAAGGAGTTTTCGCTCGAACTGAAGATCTCGGCCGGCGTCTGGTTTTTCTCGCCGTCCCAGATCCGGTTTCACGAAGCCTACATGGAGCCCTATTCCATCGAGGAACGCCTGGCCATCGCCGGCGAAATGGCGGAATACGGACTGTGCGGCATCGAGGCCCACTATCCCAATGAAATCAACGAGGATAACGCCCATCTCTACCAGCAACTGGAAAAGGACACGGGCGTGCGGCTGATCACGGTGATCCCCAACCTCTTCTGGGATGCGCAGTTCGAATTCGGGTCCCTTTCGTCCCCCGTGCCCGAGGCGCGCCGCGCCGCCATCGACCGGGTGATCGAGACGCTGCGGATGAACCGGGAACTGGACACGGACTTCATGGTCGTGTGGCCCGGCGGCGACGGCTATGAACTCAATTTCGGGACCGATTTCTACGCTATGTGGGACCTCTTCGAGTCGGGCCTGGCCGAGGCGCTGGACGCCGTGCCCGGGATCCGGACGGCCATCGAACCCAAACCCTATGAACCCCGGGGGAACAACATCTACCGGAACACCACGGACGGCATCCTGATGGCCCAGAACGTGGACGAGCGGCTCCGGGCCCCCGAGAACCGGGCGCTGATCGACGAGGGCCACGCCATCGTGGGCCTGAATCCGGAACTCGGCCACGTCCTGATGGGCTTCGAGGATTTCCCCTATGCCCTGAGCCGAATCCTCCGCCAGGGCCGGCTGGCCCACACCCACTGGAACAGCCAGCCCCTGGGCAATTACGACCAGGACCTGCAGGTCGGCATCGTATCGCCGGAGCAGATTTTCGCCGGCATGTACGCACTGAAGATGTACGGCTACCGGGGTTACATGGGCATCGACATCTTTCCGGAGCGCATCCCCATCCGGCAGGCCCTCATCAATTCCATCGACCGCATGAAGGCCATTGCCGAAATGACCGAACGGGTAGACCACGAGCTTGTCGTGGCCTGCATGGAGCGTCCCGATCTCAACCGGGGCGTCATCGAAGCCCACCTGACCCGGCTCTTCCATCCTTCCTCGACCGGATTGAGCGCCATGCCTGCGTACCGGAAGGGTCAGGAATAGGGTAACGGTTCCCTTCCGGCAACTTCGGGCAACTTCGGCAACTTCCGGCCTGTGAAGGCGTATAATCCCGAAACATATGCTACAGGCAGAACGGGGGGAGAAATGCCAGACACTATACGGGTCGCCGGCGTGCAGATGGACCTGAAACTCGCCGAGACCGAACAGAATCTCACCAGGGTGTTCGACGCCATGCAGTCGGCCTCCCGCGAGGGGGCGGACCTGGCCGTGTTTCCCGAGTGCGCGCTGACCGGGTACTGTTTTTACGACCTGGACGAAGCCCGGGCGTACGCCCAGCCCGTGCCCGGGCCTTTCACGGAGCGTCTCGAGCGCCGGTGCCGCGAACTCGACATCCACGTGATCATCGGCTTGCTGGAGGCCGACGGTTCAGTTTTATACAACACGGCGGCCCTCATCGCCCCCAACGGGCTGATCGGGCACTACCGCAAGATCCATCTGCCCTATCTCGGGGTCGATCGCTTTCTGTCCCCCGGCGACCGTCCTTTTCGCGTCTACAGTTCGGATGTGGGCCGCATCGGCCTCAACATCTGTTACGACGCGGCGTTTCCGGAGAGCGCCCGGGTGATGATGCTCCATGACGCGGAACTGATCGCCCTGCCCACCAACTGGCCGGTCGGCGCGGACTGCAACACAGAGTTCGTGATCAATACGCGCGCCTTTGAGAACCGCGTCAATTACATTGCCGTCAACCGGGTCGGGAGGGAGCGCGGGACCAATTTCATCGGGCAGAGCAAGATCGTCGATTTCACCGGGCGTACGCTGGCGGAAGGTGACCGGTCCCGCGAGGAGATCATCTTCGCCGACCTGGACCTTGCCGGCGCCCGGGAGAAGCACATCGTAAACGTGGCCAAGGCCTACGAACTCGACCGCCTGGAAGACCGGCGGGTAGAGTTCTACGGACCCATCGTCGAGGGAGAAAAACCTTGACAGAACGGACCTCCGGAACATAGGTTGTCCGGGGTACAGGGCCTGGAATATACGAGGTCGACGGGCATGAGGAGGGCAGGTGCTGCCTTGCTGGGTTGTTCGGGCCAAGCGGACCGGCACGATGGAATATGGCGTGGCGCTGTCTCTTCAGCGGAGTCTGCTCGCGGCACGTCGTTCCGGCCTGATTGACAACGTGCTCCTGTTGCTCGAACACCCTCCCACGTACACGATCGGTCGTCGGCTGAGAGCCAGTGAACACCTGCTCTACGGGGAAGAAACGCTCCGGACTCGCGGCATTCGGGTCTACGAAACCGACCGGGGCGGAGACATCACCTGCCACGGTCCCGGCCAGCTGGTGGGGTACACGATCTTCGATATCGCGGCATGGTACCAGGACGTCTATCGGTACCTGCGCGATCTCGAGGCCGCAATCATCGGATGCCTGGCAGATTTCGGCATCGAGGGACGCCGCCTGGAAGGGATTACCGGGGTCTGGGTGGATGACCGGAAGGTTGCGGCCCTGGGCATCCGGGTCAGCTGGTGGGTCGCCATGCACGGGTTTTCCGTGAACGTGGGGCCCGACCTCTCTCTGTACGAGGGCATCGTCCCGTGCGGCATCGCCGACCGCGAGGTCACCTCGATGGAGCGGCTGCTCGGCCGGACGATATCGATGGAGGAGGTCGAGGAAAGCCTTCTCCGAAACCTGGGCGATGTCTTCGGCATGGCTTTCGAGGAGACGAGCCTGCCCGAACTGCGGCAAAGACTATGATCAGAACAAGCCACACCGCTCCCTGGAGGCGCCATGAACGTTGAGACCGCCCCCGCCCTGTCCGACCCCGACCTTGCCGCGTCCGACCTCGACGATCTCGGCCTCGGCCGGGACGACTACCGAACCCTCTACCATACCATGCGCCTTCAGCGGGAATTCGAAGAGCGCGTCTACCGTCTCTTCCGGCAGGGCCGGCTCGTGGGCGCGGCCTACGCCGGCGCGGGCCACGAGGCCATCGCCGCGGGAAGCGCCTACGCCCTGGGCGACGCGGACATCCTGGTCCCCATGCACCGGGTGATCGGCGCCCATTTCCTCCGCGGGCACACCGCGCGTGACATGATGTGCCAGTACCTGGGCCGGGCCAACGGACCGACCGCCGGCAAAGACGGCAACATGCACTGCGGCAACTGGGACCACCACATCGTCGGGATGATCAGCCACCTCGGCGCGAACATTCCGGTGGCCGCGGGCGTGGCCCTGGCCAGCAAGGTCCGCGGCGACGGGGCGGTCTCCCTGACCTACATCGGCGAAGGCGGCTCGAGTATCGGCGATTTCCACGAAGGGCTCAACTTCGCGGCCGTACACAGGC
This Gemmatimonadota bacterium DNA region includes the following protein-coding sequences:
- a CDS encoding thiamine pyrophosphate-dependent dehydrogenase E1 component subunit alpha, giving the protein MNVETAPALSDPDLAASDLDDLGLGRDDYRTLYHTMRLQREFEERVYRLFRQGRLVGAAYAGAGHEAIAAGSAYALGDADILVPMHRVIGAHFLRGHTARDMMCQYLGRANGPTAGKDGNMHCGNWDHHIVGMISHLGANIPVAAGVALASKVRGDGAVSLTYIGEGGSSIGDFHEGLNFAAVHRLPMVLIVENNKFAYSTPTRYEYACENIVDRARGYGVAGALVDGTDVRAVYRATRDAVDLAREGGGPTLIEARCTRLLGHAQHDDAFYVPKDIMEDGWNNDPVTKAENLLLERKYFTREEIDGIQEEVKGIVDDAVDYAEQSPLPEPEEALQGVYAD
- a CDS encoding TIM barrel protein produces the protein MLADLRDQATVRSGDDLVRHLKEFSLELKISAGVWFFSPSQIRFHEAYMEPYSIEERLAIAGEMAEYGLCGIEAHYPNEINEDNAHLYQQLEKDTGVRLITVIPNLFWDAQFEFGSLSSPVPEARRAAIDRVIETLRMNRELDTDFMVVWPGGDGYELNFGTDFYAMWDLFESGLAEALDAVPGIRTAIEPKPYEPRGNNIYRNTTDGILMAQNVDERLRAPENRALIDEGHAIVGLNPELGHVLMGFEDFPYALSRILRQGRLAHTHWNSQPLGNYDQDLQVGIVSPEQIFAGMYALKMYGYRGYMGIDIFPERIPIRQALINSIDRMKAIAEMTERVDHELVVACMERPDLNRGVIEAHLTRLFHPSSTGLSAMPAYRKGQE
- a CDS encoding SDR family oxidoreductase, with amino-acid sequence MRVVVTGGAGFLGSHLCDRLLADGHRVVAVDNLITGRTVNISHILENEGFTYLQRDVSEFLDIEGEVDFVMHFASPASPIDFERVPIQILKVGALGTHNALGLAKSKGAGFFLASTSEVYGDPQVNPQPESYWGNVNPIGVRGVYDEAKRFAEALTMAYRRKHGIDTRIVRIFNTYGPRMRPADGRVAPSFITKALKGEPLTVFGEGQQTRSFCYYEDLMEGIVRLMRSGEHDPVNIGNENEITILELARTIIRLCGSGSEIVFRPLPQDDPQLRRPDTTRARKILGWKAEVSLEEGMEKTIAYFRSLDGNA
- a CDS encoding MoxR family ATPase, with product MTTSGTAQHATEEGPRQVRIEAFQEGREKILAEVRKVITGQEDVLEQVLIALFAGGHCLVTGVPGLAKTLLIKTFAEVLDLEFRRIQFTPDLMPADITGTEILEEDKATGQRSLTFIKGPIFGNIVLADEINRTPPKTQAALLEAMQEHRVTTGRTTFQLVEPFFVLATQNPIELEGTYPLPEAQLDRFMFNIHIEYLEEDDEVAVARATTSAETVSVDTVLSGEVVRDYQRLVREVLVSEQVARYAVRLASASRPSGEEAPEFVKNWVSWGAGLRASQYLILGAKARALLDGRGHVSCDDIRALAHPVLRHRILTNFYAEAEKITSEGIVDRLLETVPAPQSGM
- a CDS encoding carbon-nitrogen hydrolase family protein, with the protein product MPDTIRVAGVQMDLKLAETEQNLTRVFDAMQSASREGADLAVFPECALTGYCFYDLDEARAYAQPVPGPFTERLERRCRELDIHVIIGLLEADGSVLYNTAALIAPNGLIGHYRKIHLPYLGVDRFLSPGDRPFRVYSSDVGRIGLNICYDAAFPESARVMMLHDAELIALPTNWPVGADCNTEFVINTRAFENRVNYIAVNRVGRERGTNFIGQSKIVDFTGRTLAEGDRSREEIIFADLDLAGAREKHIVNVAKAYELDRLEDRRVEFYGPIVEGEKP
- a CDS encoding DUF58 domain-containing protein, whose protein sequence is MTEVPRFLDPRTLSSLSSMEMRARIVVEGFVSGLHKSPYRGFGVEFVEYRQYTPGDDIRHVDWKAVARSDRYYVKEYEDETNLQCVILLDRSASMGYGGQPATATTALDKLEYGSYLAASLAYLILRQGDGVGLVTFDRAVHDYLPPSSKNTQWHAIHSALDGLRADEGTDMGKPLHELAESMPRRGMVILISDLIDDVEQMMNALMHFRFKGHEVLVFHIVDREELTFPFSETARFDDPETGERITVAPSAIREDYLAAVEEFMESIRTGCAKIQVDYERMETDRPLDFALFSYLSRRMVKR
- the lipB gene encoding lipoyl(octanoyl) transferase LipB yields the protein MLPCWVVRAKRTGTMEYGVALSLQRSLLAARRSGLIDNVLLLLEHPPTYTIGRRLRASEHLLYGEETLRTRGIRVYETDRGGDITCHGPGQLVGYTIFDIAAWYQDVYRYLRDLEAAIIGCLADFGIEGRRLEGITGVWVDDRKVAALGIRVSWWVAMHGFSVNVGPDLSLYEGIVPCGIADREVTSMERLLGRTISMEEVEESLLRNLGDVFGMAFEETSLPELRQRL